Below is a window of Leuconostoc gasicomitatum LMG 18811 DNA.
GATTCTGGCATATCAAAATATTGTACAATTGATCGTGCAATTCTGTCTCCAATACCATCAATATTAGCAATATCTTCAGTCGTTGCCGTTGCAATTGACTGTAAATTCTTAAATTTTCCAGCAAGAACACGCGCCGCCTTAGCACCAACCATCCGTATTCCCAATCCAAATAATAATTTTTCAAGTGAATTGTCTTTCGAACGTGCAATTGACATCAATAAATTATTCACCGCTTTTTCTTTGAATTTATCTAATGAAAATAATTGTTCTGACGTCAAACGATAAATAGCAGCCACATCTTTAATATAATCTGCTTTCAATAGCTGCTCAATAACCTTTGGCCCCATTCCCTCAATATTCATTGCATTGCGTGAAGCAAAATGTGTCAATCCTTCCTGTATTTGCGCTGAACAAAACGGATTAATACATCTAAGAGCAACTTCTCCTTCAATATGTACCAGTTCTGATTGGCAAGCAGGACAAAAAACTGGTATTTCGTATGCCTCACTACCAGTTGGCCTTTTGGACAAAATAACTTGGCCAATTTCTGGAATAATATCACCAGCTTTATGCAATGTTACTGTATCTTCTAGTCTAACACCTTTTTCATTAAGGTAGTCTGGATTATGTAAACTAGCCCGTTGTACCGTAGTACCGGCAAGTTGAACAGGATCCATAACAGCTGTTGGTGTAACTGCCCCAGTTCGGCCAACCGTCCATTCAATAGCGCGCACAACGGTCAGCGCTTCTTCTGGCGGAAATTTGTAGGCAATGGCCCAACGCGGAATTTTAACCGTATTACCTAAATCAAGTTGATCATCTAACTGATTAACTTTGACAACAACGCCGTCAATACCATAGGCTAAATTATCACGTGTAACAGTGTATTCAGCTATATAATTATTAATGTCCGCCATTTTGGTCATCACACGGTTATGTGTATCTGTAGGTAGCCCCAACGATGAAAATCGCTTCAAAGCATCACTTTGTGTTGTACTTCCCAAAATATCTGGTTCGGCTGTATAGTACACAAAGGCAGATAAATTACGTTGCTTCATAATTTTCGCATTTAATTGTCGCAATGATCCAGCAGCAGCGTTACGCGGATTAGCAAAAGGGGCTAATCCATCCAACTCTCTTTGTTTATTTAAAGTCGAAAAACTAGATTTTGGCATATAAATTTCACCGCGAACTTCAATAGTAATTGGTTCATTCAATACCTGTGGAATTGCCTTAATCATTTTCACATTTGCTGTTACATCCTCTCCAATTGTACCATTACCACGAGTAGACGCTTGCACAAGTTTGCCAGAAACATATGTTAATGCGACTGCCAAGCCATCAATTTTAAGTTCAAGATTATAATCTGATTGAAAACCTAACGATTTAGTGGTCCGTGAGTCCCACTCGTCAAGCTCTTCTAAACTAAAAACATCCCCTAATGATAACATTGGTGCTGGATGTACAACTTTCTCCAAACCAGACTTAGTCATTGCCCCACCAACGTTTTGGGTCGGTGAATCAGGATTTATGAACTGCGGAAATACAGTTTCCAACGCAACTAAGCGCGCATACAGCGCATCATATATATAATCTTCTACTATTGGTGCATCTTGCTCGTAGTAAGCTATACCATATTGTCTCAAATCATCTTGTAATTTGGCTATTTCGTGTTGAGCTGCTTCTCTCGATAACTTTTCAATTGGTTTTAATTCTGGTAACATAATTTTTCCTAATCTAGCTTGATTCATTTGGCACAATTGCTTGGTTTTAATCCATTTTTGTAATTGGTGCAAAGGCCGCCAATAATTGTTTAATACCTTCAGATGGGAAGGCTACTTTCAATTCCTGATCATTTGTACTACCAGCCACTGAAACAACTGTCCCTGTTCCCCATTTTTTGTGTGAAACTTTATCCCCCACCTGCCAAACAACACTATCGCCACCGGTAGTGCCACTTATTTTTTTCGTCACCGGTGTTGATTGATAAGTTGTAGCTGTCGCCATTTGTCTTTTGCGATCAAATGGCATAGCGCGATTATTTTCAGTGTATGTTAGTCCTTGTTGTGACTCAAGTAACTCTGGTGAAATCTCATTTATAAAACGTGATGCTTCATTAATCTGCGTTCGCCCGTAAAGTAAACGTGAGAAAGCATTCGTCATGAACAATTTTTTCATTGCTCTGGTAATGCCAACATAGGCTAGACGCCTCTCTTCTTCAAGAAGTTCTTCATCCATTAGTGATCGTGAAAGTGGAAAAATGCCTTCTTCCATGCCTATCAAAAATACAACTGGAAATTCTAAGCCTTTAGCCGCATGTAATGTCATTAGGGTGACTGATCCATCACCTTCTTCGAAATCATCTAAATCACTCATCAGGGCTGTTGATCC
It encodes the following:
- the ligA gene encoding NAD-dependent DNA ligase LigA, with amino-acid sequence MLPELKPIEKLSREAAQHEIAKLQDDLRQYGIAYYEQDAPIVEDYIYDALYARLVALETVFPQFINPDSPTQNVGGAMTKSGLEKVVHPAPMLSLGDVFSLEELDEWDSRTTKSLGFQSDYNLELKIDGLAVALTYVSGKLVQASTRGNGTIGEDVTANVKMIKAIPQVLNEPITIEVRGEIYMPKSSFSTLNKQRELDGLAPFANPRNAAAGSLRQLNAKIMKQRNLSAFVYYTAEPDILGSTTQSDALKRFSSLGLPTDTHNRVMTKMADINNYIAEYTVTRDNLAYGIDGVVVKVNQLDDQLDLGNTVKIPRWAIAYKFPPEEALTVVRAIEWTVGRTGAVTPTAVMDPVQLAGTTVQRASLHNPDYLNEKGVRLEDTVTLHKAGDIIPEIGQVILSKRPTGSEAYEIPVFCPACQSELVHIEGEVALRCINPFCSAQIQEGLTHFASRNAMNIEGMGPKVIEQLLKADYIKDVAAIYRLTSEQLFSLDKFKEKAVNNLLMSIARSKDNSLEKLLFGLGIRMVGAKAARVLAGKFKNLQSIATATTEDIANIDGIGDRIARSIVQYFDMPESKQLLQELTDAGVNQKYLSDVEIDENNFFYHKRIVLTGKLEKNSRSMVTKWLQDHGASVSGAVSAKTDLLIAGEAAGSKLRKANELGVPTWTEQEFISAQVKEEIDK